From Hippoglossus stenolepis isolate QCI-W04-F060 chromosome 4, HSTE1.2, whole genome shotgun sequence, a single genomic window includes:
- the si:dkey-103g5.4 gene encoding uncharacterized protein si:dkey-103g5.4 → MGFLQQKALPLLERLNQLLEEKQSASLSPNTCNRHVSGLSVKPAYGLEIASRVWTASVPVVKGISTQSLREPVNVAQPQDNGLQAGSAPTHNSQTHTACSGVQSQENHPVKESAQPTHISVPTVPEEEWTRLLELSPLFQLLKVVELQLRGRACGAGLLRGELSGRSDRGNSFVDILDAQWECEGELIPVDPSVLNPREFLVYQHGLFLMQTLHSLQLTPAISLQITASLPNNNYLNNAFRNSFFYQEAEEMLFVRRQRLQSVGGFSLLLLHCLAHVKVKDMSSDSSPAFQRLFFKVLQACLGELFNARLWGMCPSGQEANLCPWFQDQQAPSGDSHWTLSNFHAASLLHRLHKPNPGLLSEDRRHRETSLLSHLEGLLRERSSEAQEKEQIG, encoded by the exons ATGGGTTTCCTTCAGCAGAAGGCTCTGCCTCTGCTGGAGAGACTGAACCAGCTGCTGGAAGAAAAACAGTCGGCCAGCCTTTCCCCCAACACCTGCAATCGTCACGTCTCAG GTTTATCAGTTAAACCGGCATACGGGCTGGAGATAGCCTCCAGAGTCTGGACTGCCTCTGTGCCTGTGGTGAAAG GAATCTCCACCCAGTCTCTGAGGGAGCCTGTTAATGTAGCTCAGCCCCAGGACAATGGTCTGCAGGCCGGCTCGGCACCAACACacaactcacaaacacacaccgccTGTTCTGGCGTCCAGTCCCAGG AGAACCATCCTGTGAAAGAGTCTGCTCAGCCCACACACATCTCTGTCCCCACAGTCCCAG AGGAGGAGTGGACCAGGCTGCTGGAGCTCTCTCCCCTGTTCCAGCTGCTGAAAGTCgtagagctgcagctgaggggCCGGGCCTGCGGGGCGGGGCTTCTGAGAGGAGAGCTCAGCGGTAGATCAG ACAGAGGCAACAGTTTCGTCGATATCCTTGATGCTCAGTGGGAATGTGAGGGAGAGCTGATCCCTGTGGACCCGTCAGTCCTCAACCCCCGAGAGTTCCTGGTCTACCAACATGGACTCTTCCTGATGCAAACATTACACAGTCTACAACTG ACTCCAGCTATTTCACTTCAGATAACTGCCAGTCTGCCAAACAACAACTACTTGAACAACGCCTTCAGAAATTCCTTCTTTTATCAG gaagcagaggagatgCTCTTTGTCCGTCGCCAGCGGCTCCAGTCAGTTGGaggcttctctctgctgctgctccactgtcTGGCCCATGTCAAAGTTAAAGACATGAGCTCCGACTCCAGTCCTGCCTTCCAGAGGCTTTTCTTCAAG GTTCTGCAGGCATGCCTGGGGGAGCTGTTTAATGCCAGACTGTGGGGTATGTGCCCCTCAGGACAGGAAGCCAATTTGTGTCCGTGGTTTCAAGACCAACAGGCCCCTTCAGGGGACTCCCATTGGACTCTGTCCAACTTTCACGCTGCCTCCCTCCTTCACAGGCTTCACAAACCAAACCCAGGACTGCTGTCTGAAGAT aggaggcacagggagaCGTCTCTACTCTCGCATCTTGAGGGACTtttgagagagaggagctcagaggcccaagaaaaagagcagattggataa